The Saccharopolyspora gloriosae genome has a segment encoding these proteins:
- a CDS encoding alpha/beta hydrolase produces MVNIGDLRRWNPDLLDDAIDDLKREQNRLVSLDDELANSGRPKEWHGKAANSATAEHGKLGERLRELVVEVSTVRSATIATADEIREIGHELTEAEALAHSHHFLIGDDGKIEDLGTPPGIHPDEAQSVNEDRNNHIRPDLADRVKRILDRATDTDREFAKVLGDADRDLMDTRGSHNLAEAAALGDARGLGETLEPPPPGDAKQNAEWWKSLPAETKSALATAPPAWLGNMDGIPGSVRSTANINRIDDERSTLQAEATRLRNEIKALPKGPGSRNLQTKYTLPLRDVEAKLKSLDQVESTLDRGNRQLLLLDTSGERTKAAVGIGDVDTAEHVTVFTPGMNSTVEGSIGDYDKSMDSLRREAKQQSYDYGDGGDVATVTWLGYEAPQGSEMLDPSTSVAGSAAAQRGATDLSGFYRGINESRTDDPHLVAMGHSYGSTTTGYALQREDVGVDAAVTMGSPGVGTGDRSDINVPGGWMYNLESTWDPVADIGRFGGDPSKNPQIDQLSTSEAVSPDGQRLKESSGHGTGGPTGYLTPGTTSQYNAGSIAADVPDLAVQASRY; encoded by the coding sequence ATGGTGAACATCGGCGACCTCCGCCGCTGGAACCCCGACCTCCTCGACGACGCCATCGACGACCTGAAACGAGAACAGAACCGGCTGGTCAGCCTCGACGACGAACTCGCGAACTCCGGCAGGCCGAAGGAATGGCACGGCAAAGCCGCCAACTCCGCCACCGCCGAACACGGCAAGCTCGGCGAACGTCTCCGCGAACTCGTCGTCGAAGTCTCGACCGTCCGCAGCGCGACGATCGCGACGGCCGACGAGATTCGCGAAATCGGCCATGAACTCACCGAAGCCGAAGCGCTCGCCCACTCCCACCACTTCCTGATCGGCGACGACGGGAAGATCGAAGACCTGGGCACCCCGCCCGGAATCCACCCCGACGAAGCGCAGAGCGTCAACGAGGACCGGAACAACCACATCCGCCCCGACCTCGCCGACCGCGTCAAGCGCATCCTCGACCGCGCCACCGACACCGACCGCGAATTCGCCAAGGTCCTCGGCGACGCCGACCGCGACCTCATGGACACCCGCGGCTCCCACAACCTCGCCGAAGCGGCGGCCTTAGGTGATGCGCGCGGGCTCGGCGAAACGCTCGAACCACCGCCTCCAGGTGATGCGAAGCAGAACGCCGAATGGTGGAAATCCCTGCCCGCCGAAACGAAATCGGCGCTCGCCACCGCTCCCCCGGCCTGGCTCGGCAACATGGACGGCATCCCCGGATCCGTCCGCAGCACCGCCAACATCAACCGCATCGACGACGAACGCAGCACGCTGCAAGCCGAAGCGACACGGCTGCGGAACGAGATCAAGGCACTACCGAAGGGGCCTGGTTCAAGGAACCTCCAGACGAAATACACCCTGCCTTTGAGGGACGTCGAAGCAAAGCTGAAGTCGTTGGACCAGGTGGAGTCGACCTTGGATCGCGGGAACCGGCAGCTCCTGCTGCTCGACACCTCCGGCGAACGCACCAAAGCAGCCGTCGGCATCGGCGACGTCGATACCGCCGAACACGTCACGGTCTTCACCCCAGGCATGAACAGCACCGTCGAAGGAAGCATCGGCGACTACGACAAGAGTATGGACTCGTTACGGCGAGAAGCTAAGCAACAGTCATACGACTACGGAGACGGCGGAGATGTCGCGACAGTGACCTGGCTTGGATACGAAGCCCCACAGGGATCCGAGATGCTCGATCCGAGCACTTCGGTCGCAGGATCCGCGGCAGCACAACGTGGAGCCACCGACTTGTCAGGCTTCTATCGCGGGATCAACGAGTCCCGAACCGACGATCCGCATCTGGTCGCCATGGGCCACTCCTACGGATCGACCACGACCGGGTACGCCCTTCAGCGAGAAGATGTTGGGGTGGACGCTGCGGTCACGATGGGATCACCTGGCGTGGGCACCGGCGACCGAAGTGACATCAACGTTCCGGGTGGATGGATGTACAACCTCGAATCCACCTGGGATCCGGTCGCTGATATCGGCCGTTTTGGCGGCGACCCCTCTAAGAACCCGCAAATAGATCAGCTCTCCACGAGTGAAGCGGTTTCACCAGACGGCCAGAGGTTGAAGGAATCGAGCGGGCATGGCACCGGCGGCCCTACCGGGTACCTCACTCCTGGTACCACCAGTCAGTACAACGCCGGCTCTATCGCTGCCGATGTACCCGACCTTGCAGTGCAAGCCTCGCGTTACTGA
- a CDS encoding LppA family lipoprotein, giving the protein MKRFAVLAALALSLTGCGGGELGQEFGGSMEEQRAELMSRPSMEEASARYLEMQGRIRDELGAAFPWIQWEQSRELHRAGCSDFNAFTDTGESQTLGVWRAEGNIPDPEWPRAEQIVAQVSAEYGFTPPETVVSRPSDHQVVGSDRYGAGYRFGTAKRTVISGSTGCHLPQAEKDKLAQSPQ; this is encoded by the coding sequence ATGAAGCGCTTCGCAGTTCTGGCGGCGCTCGCCCTGAGCCTCACCGGATGCGGTGGCGGCGAATTGGGGCAGGAGTTTGGAGGAAGCATGGAAGAGCAGCGTGCCGAACTCATGAGCAGGCCCAGCATGGAAGAGGCCAGCGCCCGCTACCTTGAGATGCAAGGCCGCATACGCGATGAGCTCGGCGCAGCCTTCCCCTGGATCCAATGGGAGCAGAGCCGCGAACTCCATCGCGCTGGATGCTCCGACTTCAACGCCTTCACCGACACTGGCGAGAGCCAAACCCTCGGTGTCTGGCGTGCAGAAGGCAACATCCCCGACCCCGAGTGGCCCCGCGCGGAGCAGATCGTCGCTCAAGTCAGCGCCGAATACGGCTTCACACCACCGGAAACCGTCGTCAGCCGCCCTTCCGACCACCAGGTCGTCGGTAGCGACCGCTACGGCGCCGGTTACCGCTTCGGCACCGCCAAGCGCACCGTCATCTCCGGCTCGACCGGATGCCACCTCCCACAGGCAGAGAAGGACAAGCTCGCCCAGTCACCACAATGA
- a CDS encoding alpha/beta hydrolase, producing the protein MVNIGDLRRWNPNLLDDAIDDLKREQDKLVRLNDELASSGRPKEWHGKAADSATAEHGKLGERMRELVVEVSAVRSAAIPTVDEIREVQNQLTELDGLARAYNFRIGDDGKVEDLGTPPDTPADEVSTVNENRYRQIRPDLRERVERVLKRATDADTELAKVLGDADKGLMDTRGAKILADAAALGDARGLGETIEPPPPGDPAKNADWWKSLPAETKSALAAAPPAWLGNMDGIPATVRNTANVNRIDDERSTLQAEATRLQSAANKRYPGPGGDLVQGRYQRELDKVNAKLTSLDKVETVLGRGDRQLLVLDTSGERTKAAVGIGDVDTADHVSVFTPGMDSSVEGGSLGDYDRSMDMLAQDAQSQSDQYGDGGEVATVTWLGYEAPQLSETLDPSDSVASSAPAKRGAEDLADFYRGINESRTDDPNLVAMGHSYGSTTTGYALQEEGTGVDAALTLGSPGVGTPSVGEINLPEDRFYNLESGWDVVADLGHFGGDPSWKPGIDDLSTEDAVAPDGQHLKESSGHGTGGPTGYLTRGNTSQYNASVVAAGIPDRAVNSWG; encoded by the coding sequence ATGGTGAACATCGGCGACCTCCGCCGCTGGAACCCCAACCTCCTCGACGACGCCATCGACGACCTGAAACGGGAGCAGGACAAGCTTGTCCGCTTAAACGACGAGCTCGCGAGTTCCGGCAGGCCGAAGGAATGGCACGGCAAAGCCGCCGATTCCGCCACTGCCGAACACGGCAAGCTCGGCGAACGCATGCGGGAACTCGTCGTAGAAGTGTCCGCCGTTCGCAGTGCGGCGATCCCGACCGTCGACGAGATCCGGGAAGTGCAGAACCAGCTCACGGAACTCGACGGCCTGGCGCGGGCGTACAACTTCCGCATCGGCGACGACGGGAAGGTGGAAGACCTCGGCACTCCGCCGGACACACCGGCCGACGAGGTCAGCACCGTCAACGAGAACCGCTACCGCCAAATCCGCCCGGACCTTCGCGAACGCGTCGAGCGGGTCCTGAAGCGCGCGACCGACGCCGATACCGAACTCGCCAAGGTCCTAGGCGACGCCGACAAGGGCCTGATGGACACGCGCGGCGCGAAGATCCTCGCCGACGCCGCCGCACTCGGCGATGCGCGCGGGCTCGGCGAGACGATCGAACCACCACCGCCCGGCGATCCCGCGAAGAACGCCGACTGGTGGAAGTCCTTGCCCGCGGAGACAAAATCCGCGCTCGCCGCCGCTCCTCCGGCTTGGCTCGGCAACATGGACGGCATTCCTGCGACCGTCCGCAACACCGCCAACGTCAACCGGATCGACGACGAACGCAGCACGCTGCAAGCAGAGGCGACGCGGTTGCAAAGTGCGGCCAACAAGCGCTACCCCGGCCCCGGCGGCGACTTGGTCCAGGGCAGGTACCAGCGCGAACTGGATAAGGTCAACGCCAAGCTGACCTCCTTGGACAAAGTGGAAACGGTCTTGGGACGGGGAGATCGCCAACTCCTGGTACTCGATACGTCCGGCGAACGCACCAAGGCGGCCGTGGGAATCGGGGACGTCGACACCGCCGATCACGTCAGCGTGTTCACGCCGGGGATGGACAGCAGCGTCGAAGGCGGCAGCCTGGGCGACTACGACCGGAGCATGGACATGCTTGCCCAGGACGCGCAGTCGCAATCCGACCAGTACGGCGACGGGGGCGAGGTCGCGACGGTGACTTGGCTCGGCTACGAAGCGCCTCAGTTGTCCGAAACCCTCGATCCGAGTGATTCAGTGGCGAGCTCCGCTCCAGCCAAGCGGGGTGCTGAAGATCTGGCCGATTTCTACCGTGGCATCAACGAATCTCGGACGGACGATCCGAATCTGGTCGCGATGGGCCACTCCTACGGATCCACCACCACGGGATATGCGCTGCAAGAGGAGGGGACCGGAGTGGACGCCGCTCTCACTCTGGGATCTCCCGGTGTGGGAACACCGTCGGTCGGCGAGATCAACTTGCCCGAAGATCGCTTCTACAACCTCGAATCGGGCTGGGACGTCGTCGCCGACCTCGGGCACTTCGGAGGTGATCCGTCGTGGAAACCGGGGATCGACGACCTCTCTACCGAGGACGCCGTCGCACCCGATGGACAGCACCTCAAGGAGTCCAGCGGGCACGGCACCGGCGGGCCGACCGGCTACCTCACCAGAGGGAATACCAGCCAGTACAACGCCAGCGTCGTCGCGGCCGGTATCCCGGACCGCGCCGTGAACAGCTGGGGATGA
- a CDS encoding DUF397 domain-containing protein: MSSPDFSTALWRKSSRSGSNGGQCVEVAFVPADTTWHKSSHSSSSGGACVEVAVQSSIVGLRDSKDSDGAVLAVGRSAFDSFLRRIKSGRM; encoded by the coding sequence ATGTCTTCCCCAGACTTCTCCACAGCGCTCTGGCGCAAGTCAAGCCGCAGCGGCTCGAACGGCGGCCAGTGCGTCGAGGTCGCGTTCGTCCCGGCCGACACCACGTGGCACAAATCCAGCCACAGCAGTTCCAGCGGCGGCGCGTGCGTCGAGGTCGCGGTGCAGTCCTCCATCGTCGGTTTACGGGACTCGAAAGACTCCGATGGCGCAGTCCTCGCCGTCGGTCGCAGTGCCTTCGACTCGTTCCTGCGCAGGATCAAATCCGGGCGCATGTGA
- a CDS encoding helix-turn-helix transcriptional regulator, whose translation MPTTADPRMLRIQLGIELRRLREEADRSTFEAADVLGCKQPKMSKVEGGSQGIKPEEVAQLLDFYGASAKQRRYLAEVAEQAAKRNRPKKYHRDAVPDWFQRFLALESAATEIRLYEMETITGLLQTEEYARSTIQAWEPAADPRVIEQQVQTRMQRQVVLKSKNRLRSLDVVLSEAALHRVQGSSEIMHAQLSHLLELAERTNVAIRILPFDVPNRVTVLSSFTLLHLGAQQLSAVYLEDVLGATYLWEPDEYTRYSMTLDRLQAAALPIEESRELIAKVQSANT comes from the coding sequence ATGCCGACGACCGCCGACCCGCGCATGCTCCGCATCCAGCTCGGAATCGAGCTGCGCCGCCTACGCGAGGAAGCCGACCGCAGCACCTTCGAAGCGGCCGACGTGCTGGGCTGCAAGCAACCGAAGATGAGCAAGGTCGAAGGCGGCAGCCAGGGCATCAAACCCGAGGAAGTGGCTCAGCTGCTGGATTTCTACGGCGCGTCGGCGAAGCAGCGACGGTATCTCGCTGAAGTCGCCGAGCAAGCGGCGAAGCGCAACCGGCCGAAGAAATACCACCGCGACGCCGTACCCGACTGGTTCCAGCGGTTCCTCGCACTGGAGAGCGCCGCGACGGAGATCCGGCTGTACGAGATGGAGACCATCACCGGCCTGCTCCAGACCGAGGAGTACGCGCGCTCGACGATCCAGGCTTGGGAACCGGCCGCTGATCCGCGCGTGATCGAGCAGCAGGTTCAGACGCGTATGCAGCGCCAGGTCGTACTCAAGAGCAAGAACCGGTTGCGCTCGCTCGACGTCGTTCTCAGTGAAGCAGCACTGCACCGCGTTCAAGGCAGCAGCGAGATCATGCACGCGCAGCTGTCTCACCTGCTCGAACTGGCCGAGCGCACTAACGTCGCGATCCGGATCCTGCCGTTCGATGTGCCGAACCGGGTCACCGTGCTGTCGTCGTTCACCCTGCTTCACCTTGGGGCGCAACAGCTTTCCGCGGTGTATCTGGAGGACGTACTCGGAGCGACTTACCTTTGGGAGCCAGACGAATACACCCGCTACAGCATGACGCTCGACCGATTGCAGGCAGCTGCACTTCCGATCGAAGAATCTCGGGAACTGATCGCTAAGGTGCAGTCTGCAAACACCTGA
- a CDS encoding helix-turn-helix domain-containing protein has product MYPHSSLSREQREAAVVLFGAGHGAVSAAARLGVSASAVRTLRDRWLLRGPGALIMKPTKRSYSFEFKLDVVLRFVAGQATAAELAAEHDLSSPKQVKNWARQYRRDGEDALRPKREGRPPREPQPPPDGETAELERLRTENLRLSAENAYLKKLRALKEQGRG; this is encoded by the coding sequence GTGTATCCGCATAGTTCGTTGTCGCGGGAGCAGCGTGAGGCCGCTGTGGTGTTGTTCGGGGCTGGTCATGGGGCGGTGTCGGCTGCGGCCCGGTTGGGGGTGTCGGCTTCGGCGGTGAGAACGTTGCGGGATCGATGGTTGTTGCGCGGCCCGGGAGCGTTGATCATGAAACCGACCAAACGGTCCTACTCGTTCGAGTTCAAACTCGACGTGGTGCTGCGGTTCGTGGCCGGGCAGGCCACGGCGGCCGAGCTGGCCGCCGAGCATGACCTGTCGTCACCGAAGCAGGTGAAAAATTGGGCGCGCCAATATCGGCGTGACGGCGAGGATGCGTTGCGCCCCAAGCGGGAAGGCCGCCCACCCCGCGAACCACAACCACCACCGGACGGCGAGACGGCCGAACTGGAACGGTTGCGGACGGAGAATCTGCGGTTGTCCGCGGAGAACGCCTACCTAAAAAAACTGCGGGCCTTGAAGGAACAGGGGCGAGGGTAA
- a CDS encoding IS3 family transposase: protein MVTLKAHYPLAVLLEVAGLARSTFFYHQARLDRPDPHARLKQAVTDVFQQAHGRYGHRRVHAMLHRHGLRPAKKTVLHIMRTLGLACTVRRRRRYSSWKGEAGTTAGNVLDRDFTAPAPNTKWVTDITEFRVGTSKIYLSPIIDLFDRSVVSYSWSTRPDTHLTNSSLTKAIATLNTGHTPLVHTDQGFHYRHTSWRQLLHEANLTPSMSRKATCLDNAVAENFFSHLKEELFHHHNYNTPDEFTTALENYLDWYNTTRISTTLKNLTPTEYRAQALTT, encoded by the coding sequence ATCGTCACCCTCAAGGCGCACTATCCGCTTGCGGTACTGCTGGAGGTCGCGGGCCTGGCCCGGTCGACGTTCTTCTATCACCAGGCCCGGCTCGACCGGCCGGACCCGCACGCCCGGCTGAAACAGGCCGTGACCGACGTGTTCCAGCAGGCCCACGGCCGTTACGGGCACCGCCGCGTCCACGCCATGCTGCACCGCCACGGCCTGAGACCGGCGAAAAAGACCGTCCTGCACATCATGCGCACCCTCGGCCTGGCCTGCACAGTCCGCCGCCGACGCCGCTACTCATCCTGGAAGGGCGAGGCCGGCACCACCGCCGGCAACGTCCTGGACCGCGACTTCACCGCCCCGGCACCGAACACCAAATGGGTCACCGACATCACCGAATTCCGTGTCGGCACAAGCAAAATCTATCTCTCACCGATCATCGACCTGTTCGACCGCTCCGTCGTGTCCTACTCCTGGAGCACCCGACCCGACACCCACCTGACCAACTCATCACTGACCAAAGCCATCGCCACCCTCAACACCGGCCACACCCCACTCGTGCACACCGACCAAGGCTTCCACTACCGACACACCTCCTGGCGCCAACTGCTACACGAGGCAAACCTGACACCCTCCATGTCCCGGAAAGCGACCTGCCTCGACAACGCCGTCGCCGAAAACTTCTTCAGCCACCTCAAAGAAGAACTCTTCCACCACCACAACTACAACACCCCCGACGAGTTCACCACCGCCCTCGAGAACTACCTCGACTGGTACAACACCACCCGCATCTCCACCACACTGAAGAACCTCACCCCCACCGAATACCGAGCCCAGGCCCTCACCACCTAG
- the argC gene encoding N-acetyl-gamma-glutamyl-phosphate reductase, which yields MAIRVAVAGASGYAGGELLRLLLAHPDVEIGTLTAGGNAGTKLGAHHPNLLPLADRELTETNAAELSGHDVVFLALPHGHSAAIAAELGDTVVIDCGADHRLNDPEAWTRWYGGDHPGTWPYGIPELPGGRENLRSASRIAVPGCFPTVSSLALAPAFAAGLVEPDAVVVAVTGTSGAGRALKPHLLSAEVMGSASAYGVGGAHRHTPEMVQNLSAVAGEPVKVSFTPVLAPMSRGILATCSAPLRGDLDVAAARKVYLDAYGDEPFVHVLPEGSWPQTSATLGANTVHLQVAIDTDANRLVIVGAEDNLTKGTAGGAVQCMNLAKGLPETAGLPLAGIAP from the coding sequence ATGGCTATTCGGGTGGCAGTGGCGGGTGCGAGCGGTTACGCGGGCGGGGAGCTGCTGCGGCTGCTGCTGGCACATCCGGACGTCGAGATCGGCACGCTCACCGCGGGCGGCAACGCGGGCACGAAGCTGGGTGCGCACCACCCGAACCTGCTGCCGCTGGCCGACCGCGAACTCACCGAGACCAACGCGGCGGAGCTCTCCGGGCACGACGTCGTCTTCCTCGCGCTGCCGCACGGGCATTCCGCGGCCATCGCCGCCGAACTCGGCGACACCGTGGTCATCGACTGCGGCGCCGACCACCGGCTCAACGACCCCGAGGCCTGGACCCGCTGGTACGGCGGCGACCACCCGGGCACCTGGCCCTACGGCATCCCGGAACTGCCCGGCGGCAGGGAGAACCTGCGCTCCGCGAGCAGAATCGCCGTCCCCGGCTGTTTCCCCACGGTCTCCTCGCTGGCCCTGGCGCCCGCGTTCGCGGCCGGTCTGGTCGAGCCCGACGCCGTCGTCGTCGCCGTCACCGGAACGTCCGGCGCGGGCCGCGCGCTCAAGCCGCACCTGCTCTCCGCCGAGGTCATGGGCTCGGCCAGCGCCTACGGAGTGGGCGGCGCGCACCGCCACACCCCGGAGATGGTGCAGAACCTCAGCGCCGTCGCAGGCGAACCCGTGAAGGTGTCGTTCACGCCGGTGCTCGCGCCCATGTCGCGCGGCATCCTCGCCACGTGCAGCGCCCCGCTGCGCGGCGACCTCGACGTCGCCGCCGCCCGCAAGGTCTACCTCGACGCCTACGGCGACGAACCGTTCGTGCACGTGCTGCCCGAAGGCTCCTGGCCGCAGACCTCCGCGACGCTCGGCGCGAACACCGTGCACCTCCAAGTCGCCATCGACACCGACGCGAACCGCCTCGTGATCGTCGGCGCCGAGGACAACCTCACCAAGGGCA